A window of the Pirellulales bacterium genome harbors these coding sequences:
- the surE gene encoding 5'/3'-nucleotidase SurE, with translation MKFLLTNDDGIDAAGLAALEKAISTLGDYVILAPDRHLSGCAHQTTTDRGLILSERDHRRYALDGTPVDCARIGLGHLAPDTDWVLSGINEGGNLGADLYRSGTVAAVREAAMLGKPGIAVSQYRRRDSAADWDRAARWTADVVRLLLAKQTDTGVLWNVNLPDPLSPTISPEIVFCDMDPHPLPVGYRMLDGRYHYATNYHNRPRVAGHDVDVCFSGAIAVTRLALPPLLATKPPRDAT, from the coding sequence ATGAAATTTCTGCTCACCAATGACGACGGCATCGACGCGGCCGGCCTCGCGGCGCTGGAAAAAGCAATCTCGACCCTGGGCGACTACGTAATCCTGGCGCCCGATCGACACCTTTCGGGCTGCGCCCACCAGACAACCACCGATCGCGGGTTGATCCTTTCGGAGCGCGATCATCGGCGCTACGCGCTCGATGGCACGCCCGTCGACTGTGCGCGGATCGGGCTGGGGCACCTCGCGCCGGATACGGACTGGGTGCTTTCCGGCATTAACGAGGGAGGGAACCTGGGGGCCGACCTCTACCGATCGGGCACCGTCGCCGCCGTGCGAGAAGCGGCGATGTTGGGAAAGCCGGGCATCGCCGTCTCACAATACCGCCGGCGCGACAGCGCGGCCGACTGGGACCGCGCTGCGCGCTGGACGGCGGATGTGGTGCGGTTGCTCCTGGCAAAACAAACCGACACCGGCGTCCTCTGGAACGTCAACCTGCCTGACCCGCTCTCCCCGACGATCTCCCCCGAGATTGTTTTCTGCGACATGGATCCCCATCCGCTTCCGGTCGGGTATCGCATGCTCGACGGGCGTTACCACTATGCCACCAACTACCACAATCGGCCGCGGGTCGCGGGGCATGACGTCGATGTTTGCTTTTCGGGCGCCATCGCCGTCACGCGCCTCGCCTTGCCCCCCCTCCTCGCGACGAAACCGCCGCGAGACGCTACTTAG
- a CDS encoding GNAT family protein: protein MPTHLADDSLCLRIPVVADAAAAAEAVRSSLAELMRWTSWCHADYGEEDVERLVRSVADERFEDRAYSFYIHESDPGRILGGCGLYHVDRSINAASLGYWVRSDATGQGIATRAARLLARHGFRDLDLARIEILVAQQNLASQRVAEKLGAVREGLLRRRLKVEGNLVDAVAYSLLPSDPIV, encoded by the coding sequence ATGCCTACGCATCTGGCCGATGATTCCCTGTGCTTGCGCATCCCGGTGGTTGCCGACGCGGCGGCTGCTGCTGAGGCGGTGCGCAGCTCGCTCGCGGAACTGATGCGCTGGACCTCCTGGTGCCATGCCGACTACGGAGAGGAGGACGTCGAACGACTGGTGCGCAGCGTCGCGGACGAGCGTTTTGAAGATCGCGCCTACAGTTTTTATATCCACGAATCGGACCCGGGGCGCATCCTGGGCGGCTGCGGCCTGTACCATGTCGATCGCTCGATCAACGCCGCCAGCCTCGGTTACTGGGTGCGCAGCGACGCCACGGGGCAAGGAATCGCCACGCGGGCGGCGCGGCTGCTGGCCCGCCATGGGTTTCGCGATCTCGACCTGGCGCGGATCGAGATCCTGGTCGCGCAGCAGAATCTCGCCAGTCAACGGGTCGCCGAGAAACTCGGCGCCGTGCGCGAAGGCCTCTTGCGCCGGCGACTGAAGGTCGAAGGAAACCTGGTCGATGCCGTGGCCTACTCATTGCTTCCCAGCGATCCGATCGTATAG